In Deltaproteobacteria bacterium, the following are encoded in one genomic region:
- a CDS encoding 6-carboxytetrahydropterin synthase translates to MRAGYRVVVQKDYLKFSAAHFIAYKGFREPLHGHNYQVSVAISGTVGADGYVLDFGIVKRVTRAVCEELDERVLVPVRSDCLTVAHEGPSVALTYEDGARFLFPATDCALLPIVHASAEELAAYVLARLREGLDPHAMRGLTEIEVGVSEAPGQAAYCRAAI, encoded by the coding sequence GTGAGGGCAGGCTATCGCGTCGTCGTGCAGAAGGACTATCTCAAGTTCTCCGCCGCGCATTTCATCGCGTACAAGGGCTTTCGCGAGCCGCTCCACGGGCACAACTACCAGGTATCGGTCGCGATCTCCGGCACCGTCGGCGCGGACGGCTACGTACTCGACTTCGGCATCGTGAAGCGCGTGACCCGGGCCGTGTGCGAGGAGCTCGACGAGCGCGTGCTGGTGCCGGTACGCAGCGACTGCCTGACCGTGGCGCACGAGGGGCCGAGCGTCGCGCTGACCTACGAGGACGGGGCGCGATTCCTCTTCCCGGCGACCGACTGCGCGCTGCTCCCGATCGTCCACGCGTCGGCGGAGGAGCTCGCCGCGTACGTGCTCGCGCGTCTGCGCGAGGGACTCGACCCGCACGCGATGCGGGGGCTCACCGAGATCGAGGTCGGCGTCAGCGAGGCCCCGGGGCAGGCAGCCTACTGTCGCGCCGCGATCTGA
- a CDS encoding haloacid dehalogenase-like hydrolase: MKLLLFDLDGTILDARHTPGRIPFDLAMRDVFGVDVSIGAMRPDGKTDPAIVAELLAMTGTAPEVDAAALAAMERALGARLAEAIADGATTVEPVAGARTLLEAVAADPRFASAVLTGNLAGAAELKLRAAGLADFFAVGAFGSDHALRAALPDVARERFRAHSGRAVRRADCVILGDTPLDHAAAAANGMPAVLVATGRTPLAELAALRPAAVFADWSDGAAIHAALAALAERKETA; encoded by the coding sequence GTGAAGCTCCTGCTCTTCGATCTCGACGGAACCATCCTGGACGCGCGTCACACGCCCGGACGGATCCCGTTCGACCTGGCGATGCGCGACGTCTTCGGTGTCGACGTGTCGATCGGCGCGATGCGCCCCGACGGCAAGACGGACCCGGCGATCGTCGCCGAGCTGCTCGCGATGACGGGGACCGCGCCCGAGGTCGACGCGGCCGCGCTCGCGGCGATGGAGCGCGCGCTCGGCGCGCGGCTCGCCGAGGCGATCGCGGACGGCGCGACGACGGTCGAGCCCGTGGCGGGCGCGCGCACGCTGCTCGAAGCGGTCGCCGCCGACCCGCGCTTCGCGAGCGCGGTCCTCACCGGCAACCTCGCCGGCGCGGCGGAGCTGAAGCTGCGCGCGGCCGGGCTCGCCGACTTCTTCGCGGTCGGCGCCTTCGGGAGCGACCACGCGCTGCGCGCCGCCCTGCCCGACGTGGCGCGCGAGCGCTTCCGCGCGCACAGCGGGCGGGCGGTGCGGCGCGCGGACTGCGTCATCCTCGGCGACACGCCGCTCGACCACGCCGCGGCCGCGGCGAACGGGATGCCGGCGGTGCTGGTCGCGACCGGACGCACGCCGCTCGCGGAGCTCGCGGCGCTCCGGCCGGCGGCCGTATTCGCCGACTGGAGCGACGGCGCCGCGATCCACGCCGCGCTCGCGGCGCTCGCCGAACGAAAGGAGACCGCGTGA
- a CDS encoding alpha/beta fold hydrolase — MDLAHTLYEPEGDGPHPTIVALHGWGAGAFDLMGLAPYLGGGRFQVICPQGPLEVPLGTTGAVGFGWFPLSAVQPAIEGPIEDATARLERFLETALARYAVDRRKLVLLGFSQGGVLAYRLALAAPRRFAGLAALSSWLPPQMVATLPDVDGRDELPTLVQHGTADEIIAVARAQQSLEALRALRVPAVYREYDGMGHEISAESLADLSQWLEDKVRSPIILA; from the coding sequence GTGGATCTCGCGCACACGCTGTACGAGCCGGAGGGCGACGGCCCGCACCCGACGATCGTCGCCCTCCACGGATGGGGCGCCGGCGCTTTCGACCTGATGGGGCTCGCGCCGTACCTCGGCGGCGGCCGCTTCCAGGTGATCTGTCCGCAGGGGCCCCTCGAGGTGCCGCTCGGCACGACGGGGGCCGTCGGCTTCGGATGGTTCCCGCTGAGCGCGGTGCAGCCCGCGATCGAGGGCCCGATCGAGGACGCGACCGCGCGCCTCGAACGATTCCTCGAGACCGCGCTCGCGCGCTACGCGGTCGACCGGCGCAAGCTCGTGCTCCTCGGTTTCAGCCAGGGCGGCGTGCTCGCGTACCGTCTGGCGCTCGCGGCGCCGCGGCGCTTCGCGGGACTCGCGGCGTTGAGCTCGTGGCTCCCGCCGCAGATGGTCGCGACCCTGCCCGACGTCGACGGCCGCGACGAGCTCCCGACCCTCGTCCAACACGGCACCGCCGACGAGATCATCGCCGTCGCACGCGCCCAGCAGTCGCTCGAGGCGCTGCGCGCGCTGCGCGTACCGGCCGTCTACCGCGAGTACGACGGCATGGGGCACGAGATCAGCGCCGAGAGCCTCGCCGACCTGTCGCAGTGGCTCGAGGACAAGGTGCGCTCGCCGATCATCCTGGCGTGA